A genomic window from Aphelocoma coerulescens isolate FSJ_1873_10779 unplaced genomic scaffold, UR_Acoe_1.0 HiC_scaffold_140, whole genome shotgun sequence includes:
- the NEU1 gene encoding LOW QUALITY PROTEIN: sialidase-1 (The sequence of the model RefSeq protein was modified relative to this genomic sequence to represent the inferred CDS: deleted 1 base in 1 codon): MGPARALRALLPPLLLAIGAASRWVATPDTVRPRVVREQVLWVSGQGRGGVHTFRVPLVAATPGGALLACAEGRKRSAADVGAKIIACRHSPDGGATWGPTEVAADDGWGGDGLNLGALAVAGPEVLLLFARCAHPPQACGPPSTLLLRSRDGGRSWGPPQNLSDVLGGEVFAPGPGSGIQKQRAPFRGRLVFCGHGTLERDGVTLLLSDDGGRRWRRGGGLPAIPFGAPRHPRDFTPDECQPYELPDGSIAVSIRNQDSYRCRCRMLARSWDGGETLPPAAVTFQPALLDPAVAAGALASHGLVLFSNPAHESERVNLTLRWSFDNGTTWWGRGLRVWAGPSGYSALAAPPPGEQGHAPLVYLIYEKGRSLSTESVSLATISLAGDP, encoded by the exons ATGGGCCCCGCGCGGGCGCTccgggcgctgctgccgccgctgctgctCGCCATCGGCGCCGCCTCGCGATGGGTCGCGACCCCCGACACG GTGCGGCCGCGGGTGGTGCGGGAGCAGGTGCTGTGGGTCAGCGGGCAGGGCCGCGGGGGGGTCCACACCTTCCGGGTGCCGCTGGTGGCCGCGACCCCCGGGGGGGCCCTGCTGGCCTGCGCCGAGGGCCGGAAACGCTCGGCCGCCGACGTGGGGGCCAAAATCATCGCCTGCCGCCACTCCCCCGACggag gtgcgACGTGGGGCCCGACGGAGGTGGCGGCCGACGACGGCTGGGGGGGGGACGGGCTGAACCTGGGGGCGCTGGCGGTGGCGGGGCccgaggtgctgctgctgttcgCCCGCTGCGCCCACCCCCCGCAGGCCTGCggcccccccagcaccctcctgcTGCGCTCCCGCGACGGGGGCcgctcctggggacccccccagaaccTCTCGGACGTGCTGGGCGGGGAGGTGTTCGCCCCCGGGCCCGGCTCTGGCATCCAG aagcagcgggcgcCGTTCCGGGGCCGCCTGGTGTTCTGCGGGCACGGGACGCTGGAGCGCGACGGGGTGACGCTGCTGCTGAGCGACGACGGCGGGCGGCGCTGgcgccggggggggggt ctgcccGCCATCCCCTTCGGGGCCCCCCGGCACCCCCGCGACTTCACCCCCGACGAGTGCCAG CCCTACGAGCTGCCCGACGGCTCCATCGCCGTGAGCATCCGCAACCAGGACTCGTACCGCTGCCGCTGCCGGATGCTGGCGCGGAGCTGGGACGGGGGCGAGACCCTTCCCCCCGCCGCCGTCACCTTCCAGCCCGCGCTGCTGGACCCCGCCGTGGCCGCCGGGGCCCTGGCCAGCCACGGGCTCGTGCTCTTCAGCAACCCAGCCCACGAGAGCGAGC ggGTGAACCTGACCCTGCGCTGGAGCTTCGACAACGGCACCACGTggtgggggcggggcctgcGCGTGTGGGCGGGGCCCAGCGGGTACTCGGCGctggcggccccgccccccggggAGCAGGGCCACGCCCCCCTGGTGTACCTCATCTACGAGAAGGGGCGGAGCCTCTCCACCGAGAGCGTCTCATTGGCCACCATCAGCCTGGCGGGCGACCCCTGA
- the DDX39B gene encoding spliceosome RNA helicase DDX39B, with product MAENDVDNELLDYEDDEVENAAGADGAEAPPKKDVKGSYVSIHSSGFRDFLLKPELLRAIVDCGFEHPSEVQHECIPQAILGMDVLCQAKSGMGKTAVFVLATLQQLEPVTGQVSVLVMCHTRELAFQISKEYERFSKYMPSVKVAVFFGGLSIKKDEEVLKKNCPHIVVGTPGRILALARNKSLNLKHIKHFILDECDKMLEQLDMRRDVQEIFRMTPHEKQVMMFSATLSKEIRPVCRKFMQDPMEIFVDDETKLTLHGLQQYYVKLKDNEKNRKLFDLLDVLEFNQVVIFVKSVQRCIALAQLLVEQNFPAIAIHRGMPQEERLSRYQQFKDFQRRILVATNLFGRGMDIERVNIAFNYDMPEDSDTYLHRVARAGRFGTKGLAITFVSDENDAKILNDVQDRFEVNISELPDEIDISSYIEQTR from the exons ATGGCGGAGAACGACGTGGACAACGAGCTGCTGGACTACGAGGATGACGAGGTGGAGAACGCGGCGGGGGCCGACGGGGCCGAGGCCCCCCCCAAGAAGGACGTGAAGGGCTCCTACGTGTCCATCCACAGCTCCGGCTTCCGCGACTTCCTGCTCAAGCCGGAGCTGCTCCGCGCCATCGTCGACTGCGGCTTCGAGCACCCCTCCGAAG TCCAGCATGAGTGCATCCCTCAGGCCATCCTGGGCATGGACGTGCTGTGCCAGGCCAAGTCCGGCATGGGCAAGACGGCCGTGTTCGTGCTGGCCacgctgcagcagctggagcccGTCACGGGGCAG GTGTCGGTGCTGGTGATGTGTCACACGCGGGAGCTCGCCTTCCAGATCAGCAAGGAGTACGAGCGCTTCTCCAAGTACATGCCCAGCGTCAAG GTGGCGGTGTTTTTCGGGGGGCTGTCCATCAAGAAGGACGAGGAGGTGCTGAAGAAGAACTGTCCCCACATCGTGGTGGGGACCCCGGGCCGGATCCTGGCGCTGGCCCGCAACAAGAGCCTCAACCTCAAACACATCAAGCATTTCATCCTGGACGAGTGCGACAAGATGCTTGAGCAGCTCG ACATGCGCCGGGACGTCCAGGAGATTTTCCGCATGACCCCGCACGAAAAGCAGGTCATGATGTTCAGCGCCACCCTGAGCAAGGAAATCCGCCCCGTGTGCCGCAAATTCATGCAAGAC CCCATGGAGATCTTCGTGGACGACGAGACGAAGCTGACGCTGCACGGGCTGCAGCAGTACTACGTCAAACTCAAGGACAACGAGAAGAACAGGAAGCTCTTCGACCTGCTCGACGTGCTCGAGTTCAACCAG GTGGTGATCTTCGTGAAGTCGGTGCAGCGCTGCATCGCCCTGGCGCAGCTGCTGGTGGAGCAGAACTTCCCGGCCATCGCCATCCACCGCGGGATGCCGCAGGAGGAGAG gCTGTCCCGGTACCAGCAGTTCAAGGACTTCCAGCGCCGCATCCTGGTGGCCACGAACCTCTTTGGCCGCGGGATGGACATCGAGAGGGTCAACATCGCCTTCAACTACGACATGCCCGAGGACTCGGACACCTACCTGCACCGG GTGGCCCGGGCGGGGCGTTTCGGCACCAAGGGCTTGGCCATCACCTTCGTGTCGGACGAGAACGACGCCAAAATCCTCAACGACGTCCAGGACCGGTTCGAGGTGAACATCAGCGAGCTGCCCGACGAGATCGACATCTCCTCCTACA TCGAACAGACCCGATAA
- the STK19 gene encoding inactive serine/threonine-protein kinase 19: MSRRRRLGDTNGALGAKRRRLELPGEGPRPDGSPAAVEAALQAVAALFPRRLFGDALPPLVLRHQLYDVVRDRTAVDRHLNRLRDEGHVRLLHLGLGADALGVVSLELYREKALAAVAGTPREGLVRRFLDAAVAASPELSFEQRRMRELGFEDRDVTQLVAAGLLTVRDAGSWWLAVPGVGRFVRALLRGRRALLALVRRSRHREVPLRDLQSGKAPPGARLGVPFLLHDLLGAQQLQSVPTAAGPLLRLAES, translated from the exons atgagccgccgccgccgcctcggcgaCACCAACGGCGCCCTCGGGGCCAAGCGGCGCCGCCTGGAGCTGCCGGGGGAGGGACCGCGCCCCGACG gCAGCCCCGCGGCGGTGGAGGCCGCTCTCCAGGCCGTGGCCGCGCTGTTCCCCCGCCGCCTCTTCGGGGACGCGCTGCCGCCGCTGGTGCTGCGCCACCAACTCTACGACGTCGTGCGGGACCGGACGGCCGTGGACCGGCACCTG AACCGGCTGCGGGATGAGGGCCACGTGCGGCTGCTGCACCTGGGGCTGGGCGCCGACGCGCTGGGGGTCGTCAGCCTGGAGCTGTACCGGGAGAAG gcgctggcggccgtggcCGGCACCCCCCGGGAGGGGCTGGTGCGGCGCTTCCTGGACGCGGCCGTGGCGGCGAGCCCCGAGCTGAGCTTCGAGCAGCGCCGGATGCGGGAGCTCGGCTTCGAGGACCGCGATGTCAC gcAGTTGGTGGCCGCGGGGCTGCTGACGGTGCGCGACGCCGGCAGCTGGTGGCTGGCGGTGCCGGGGGTCGGGCGCTTCGTGCGGGCGCTGCTGCGGG GCCGGCGGGCGCTGCTGGCCCTGGTGCGCCGCTCCCGGCACCGCGAGGTTCCTCTGCGGGACCTGCAGAGCGGAAAAGCCCCCCCGGGCGCCCGCCTGGGGGTCCCGTTCCTGCTGCACGACCTGCTGGGggctcagcagctccagag tgtccccacCGCCGCGGGCCCTCTGCTGCGTTTGGCCGAGTCCTGA